One window of Triplophysa rosa linkage group LG10, Trosa_1v2, whole genome shotgun sequence genomic DNA carries:
- the pygb gene encoding glycogen phosphorylase, brain form yields MSKPLTDQEKRKQISVRGIAGLGDVVEIKKSFNRHLHFTLVKDRNVSTPRDYYFALAHTVRDHLVGRWIRTQQYYYEKDPKRIHYLSLEFYMGRTLQNTMINLGLQNACDEAIYQLGLDLEELEEIEEDAGLGNGGLGRLAACFLDSMASLGLAAYGYGIRYEFGIFNQKINGGWQVEEADDWLRYGNPWEKARPEYMLPVHFYGRVEQTHEGPKWVGTQVVLAMPYDTPVPGYKNNTVNTMRLWSAKAPNDFNLQEFNVGDYIQAVLDRNLAENISRVLYPNDNFFEGKELRLKQEYFVVAATLQDIIRRFKSSKFGCRDPVRTSFEAFPDKVAIQLNDTHPALAIPELMRILMDVEGLDWEKAWEITTKTCAYTNHTVLPEALERWPVCLFEKLLPRHLQIIYEINQRHLDRISALYPGDVDRLCRMSLIEEGDPKRINMAHLCVVGSHAVNGVARIHSEIVKNTVFKDFCDIEPEKFQNKTNGITPRRWLLLCNPGLADIIAEKIGEDFLTDLFQLRKLLDFLDDEMFIRDVAKVKQENKQKFAAYLENEYKVKINPESIFDVHVKRIHEYKRQLLNCLNVITFYNRIKKEPNKKFVPRTVMFGGKAAPGYHMAKMIIKLVTSVGDVVNNDPIVGDRLKVIFLENYRVSLAEKIIPAADLSEQISTAGTEASGTGNMKFMLNGALTIGTMDGANVEMAEEAGEENLFIFGMMVKDVEAMDRKGYNAREYYERLPELKQVMDQISTGFFSPKEPDLFKDVVNMLMNHDRFKVFADYESYISCQEKVNELYRNPKEWTKKVIKNIAASGKFSSDRTITEYAREIWGVEPSDVKIPPPNEPRE; encoded by the exons ATGTCCAAACCTCTCACCGACCAGGAGAAGCGAAAGCAGATCAGTGTCCGCGGTATAGCTGGCCTGGGAGATGTTGTCGAAATCAAAAAGAGCTTTAACAGGCATCTTCACTTTACTCTGGTAAAAGACCGCAATGTGTCCACTCCACGCGACTATTACTTCGCACTGGCGCACACGGTCCGGGATCACCTGGTGGGCCGCTGGATCCGCACTCAGCAGTATTACTATGAAAAGGACCCGAAG CGCATTCACTATCTGTCTTTGGAGTTTTATATGGGCAGAACTCTACAGAACACAATGATTAATCTCGGGCTGCAGAATGCATGTGATGAGGCCATCTACCAA CTTGGACTGGATTTGGAAGAGCTGGAGGAGATTGAGGAAGATGCTGGACTGGGAAACGGGGGTCTTGGGCGCCTAGCAG CTTGTTTCCTGGACTCTATGGCATCTCTGGGTTTGGCAGCGTATGGTTATGGCATTCGTTACGAGTTTGGCATCTTCAATCAGAAGATCAACGGCGGCTGGCAG GTAGAGGAAGCTGATGATTGGCTTCGCTATGGTAACCCCTGGGAAAAGGCCCGTCCAGAGTACATGCTGCCTGTGCATTTCTATGGCCGAGTGGAGCAAACACATGAAGGACCAAAGTGGGTTGGCACCCAG GTGGTGCTTGCGATGCCCTATGACACTCCTGTGCCTGGTTATAAAAATAACACTGTAAACACTATGAGATTGTGGTCGGCCAAAGCACCTAATGATTTCAACCTGCAAGAAT TTAATGTGGGTGATTATATCCAGGCTGTTCTGGACCGAAACCTGGCGGAGAACATCTCACGAGTGCTCTACCCCAATGACAAT ttttTTGAAGGAAAAGAGCTTCGGTTAAAGCAGGAGTACTTTGTGGTGGCTGCTACACTTCAGGATATTATCAGACGGTTTAAATCATCAAAGTTCGGCTGCAGAGACCCTGTGCGCACCTCTTTTGAGGCGTTCCCTGACAAG GTGGCGATCCAATTGAATGACACCCATCCAGCGCTGGCGATTCCTGAGCTCATGAGAATCCTGATGGATGTAGAAGGTCTGGACTGGGAAAAG GCATGGGAGATCACCACAAAGACATGTGCGTACACAAACCACACAGTGTTACCCGAGGCTCTGGAGCGCTggcctgtttgtttgtttgagaaGCTTTTACCACGTCACCTGCAGATCATCTATGAGATCAACCAGCGACATCTGGAT AGAATTTCTGCGCTGTATCCAGGCGATGTTGATCGGTTATGCAGGATGTCTCTTATCGAGGAGGGCGATCCAAAGAGAATCAACATGGCACACCTTTGCGTGGTAGGTTCACACGCTGTCAACGGAGTCGCAAGGATTCACTCGGAGATTGTCAAAAACACTGT GTTTAAGGACTTCTGTGACATAGAACCTGAGAAATTTCAGAACAAGACAAATGGCATCACACCTCGCCGCTGGCTGCTGCTTTGTAACCCCGGCCTGGCTGACATCATCGCTGAG AAAATTGGTGAGGATTTTCTGACAGATCTGTTCCAACTGAGAAAGCTGTTGGACTTCCTTGATGATGAAATGTTCATTCGGGATGTGGCCAAAGTTAAACAG GAGAATAAGCAGAAGTTTGCAGCGTATCTGGAGAATGAATACAAAGTGAAGATAAACCCAGAGTCCATATTTGACGTTCACGTCAAGAGAATTCATGAGTATAAGAGACAACTGCTCAACTGTCTTAATGTCATCACTTTCTACAACA GAATCAAGAAGGAACCGAACAAGAAGTTTGTTCCCAGGACCGTAATGTTTGGTGGAAAG GCAGCACCAGGCTATCACATGGCAAAGATGATCATCAAACTCGTCACATCTGTAGGGGACGTTGTGAATAATGATCCCATTGTGGGAGACAGACTGAAGGTCATTTTCCTGGAAAACTACAGGGTTTCACTGGCTGAGAAAA TCATCCCTGCCGCCGACCTCTCCGAGCAGATCTCCACGGCAGGTACAGAAGCTTCCGGTACAGGAAACATGAAGTTCATGCTGAACGGCGCTCTGACCATCGGCACTATGGACGGAGCCAACGTGGAAATGGCAGAAGAAGCAGGAGAGGAAAACCTCTTCATCTTTGGCATGATGGTGAAGGATGTGGAGGCCATGGACAGAAAGGG ATATAATGCCAGAGAATATTATGAGCGCCTGCCTGAGTTGAAACAGGTGATGGATCAGATTAGCACTGGATTCTTCAGCCCCAAAGAGCCTGACCTTTTCAAAGATGTGGTCAATATGTTGATGAATCATGATAG GTTCAAAGTGTTTGCAGATTACGAGTCTTATATCAGCTGTCAAGAGAAAGTTAATGAACTCTACAGG AATCCAAAAGAATGGACCAAAAAAGTTATCAAGAACATTGCCGCTTCTGGAAAGTTCTCCAGTGACCGCACTATCACAGAGTACGCCCGCGAGATCTGGGGGGTGGAGCCGTCTGATGTGAAGATCCCACCACCCAATGAACCTCGTGAATGA